The genomic interval TGACCGCCGCCGCCGTGGTCAGGCCCGCGCCCGGCACGGCCACGGACGGCACCGCGTTCTTCGACGCCGAACAGCTCTTCGCGTTCGACTGGCAGCTCTCGCTCGGCGACGAACGGCTCACCGAGGCCGAGATGGACGTGCTCGCCGAGGCCCACCGCCCCGTGGTGCGGCTGCGGGACCAGTGGGTCGTCGTGGACCCCGCGCTCGTCCGCAAGGCCCGCAAGCGGGAGCTGGGCCTGCTCGACCCGGTGGACGCCCTGGCCGTCGCCCTCACCGGCAGCGCCGAGGTGGACGGCGAGCAGGTCGAGGCGGTGCCCGCCGGAGCGCTCGCCGAGCTGCGCACCCGCCTCCTCACGGAGGACACCGCGCTCGCCCCGCCGCCCGGACTCCACGCCACGCTCCGCGACTACCAGCTGCGCGGCCTCGCCTGGCTGGACCGGATGACCTCCCTCGGCCTCGGCGGCTGCCTCGCCGACGACATGGGCCTCGGCAAGACGATCACCCTGATCGCCCTCCACCTCCACCGGGACCACCCCGCGCCCACGCTGGTCATCTGCCCCGCGTCCCTGCTGGGCAACTGGCACCGCGAGATCAACCGCTTCGCCCCCGGCGTCCCCGTGCGCCGGTTCCACGGCACCGGCCGCACCCTCGCCGGAGCGGACCGGGGCTTCGTCCTCACCACGTACGGCACGATGCGCTCCAGCGCCGCCGAGCTGGCCGCCCACGGCTGGGGGCTGGTCGTCGCCGACGAGGCGCAGCACGTCAAGAACCCCCACTCCTCCACCGCGAAGGCCCTGCGCACCATCCCGTCCCCGGCGCGCGTCGCCCTCACCGGCACCCCCGTCGAGAACAACCTCTCCGAGCTGTGGGCGCTGCTCGACTGGACGACGCCCGGACTGCTCGGCCCGCTCAAGGCGTTCCGGGCCCGCCACGCCAGGATCGTGGAGAACACCGGCACGGCGGCCGGCCTCGGCAACGACGAGGCGGTGGAGCGGCTGTCCCGGCTGGTCCGGCCGTTCCTGCTGCGCCGCAAGAAGTCCGACCCGGGGATCGCGCCCGAGCTGCCGCCCAAGACGGAGACCGACCACCCGGTCTTCCTCACCCGCGAGCAGGCCACGCTGTACGAGGCCACGGTGCGCGAGACCATGGCGTACATCGAGGCGTCCGAGGGCATCGCCCGGCGCGGCCTGATCATGAAGCTGCTGGCCTCGCTCAAGCAGATCTGCAACCACCCGGCGCAGTATCTGAAGGAGGACGCCGCCCGGCTCACCGGACGCTCCGGAAAGCTCGCCCTCCTGGACGAACTGCTCGACACGATCCTCGCCGAGGACGGCTCCGTGCTGGTCTTCACGCAGTACGTGACGATGGCCCGGCTGCTCTCCGCCCATCTGACCGCCCGCGCGATCCCCTCCCAACTCCTGCACGGCGGCACCCCGGTGGCCGAGCGGGAACGGATGGTGGATCGCTTCCAGTCCGGCGAGGTCCCGGTCTTCCTGCTCTCCCTCAAGGCGGCCGGGACCGGGCTCAACCTCACCCGGGCCGCCCATGTCATCCACTACGACCGCTGGTGGAACCCGGCGGTCGAGGAGCAGGCCACGGACCGGGCCTACCGCATCGGCCAGACCCAGCCCGTCCAGGTGCACCGGCTGATCGCCGAGGGCACGGTGGAGGACCGGATCGGCGAGATGCTGCTCGCCAAGCGGGCGCTGGCCGACGCCGTCCTCGGCAGCGGCGAGAGCGCGCTCACCGAGCTGAGCGACCGCGACCTGGCCGACCTCGTCTCCCTCCGGAGGCCGTCATGAGCCCCGCCGCCCGCCGGTCCGGCGCACCCCGCCCCACCACCGGCCCGCTCGCCGCCCGCCGCGACACCCGCCCGGGAGCCCGCTCCCGGCCCGGCCCCGACGATCTGCGGCGCACCTTCGAGGCGGTGCCGGTGCGCACCTCCGGGGAGGGCGAGCCGTTCGCGGAGAGCTGGTGGGGCCGGGCCTGGGTGGCGGCGCTCGAATCCCTGTCGATGGACGGCCCCCGCCTCGCCCGGGGCCGGGACTACGCGGACGGCGGCCACGTCGCCGCGATCACCGTGACACCGGGGCACGTCGTCGCCTACGTCCACGGCAGCCGCCCCCGCCCGTACCGCGCGGAGCTGCGGCTGCGCACCTTCACCGACCCCGACTGGGACACCCTGCTCGACGCGGTCGCCGCCCGCCCCGGCCACCTCGCCGCGCTCCTCGCCAAGGAGATGCCGCACTCCCTGGCCGACACGGCGACCGACGCCGGCATGACCCTGCTGCCCGCCCCGGGCGACCTGGACCCCGCCTGCACCTGCCCCGACCGGGGCAGGCCCTGCAAGCACGTCGCGGCCCTCAGCTATCAGATGGCCCTCCTGCTGGACACCGACCCGTTCGTCCTGCTCCTGCTGCGCGGCCGGGGCGAGCGCGAGCTGCTGGAGGAGCTGGCCCGGCGCAACGCCGCGC from Streptomyces drozdowiczii carries:
- a CDS encoding DEAD/DEAH box helicase translates to MGTAPPPRDADDSRLARCAAVFLPGTPPRRGRVAFWDPLDAPLPETEGARSEEITVVRPYGTEGEVRPRTVPALLLTVADALPLLARARHLRSAHPATRAWGAAALHALHLVAGGRMLPGLTADDQDAWRAGPRDAGDVAHLRAVAAALPWEGHAVPLPDRSPPRLPDPEALIGAFLDAVADTLPRTPAAAFAVGAPFAAAEPQHLPGAREWAVEVASGLDAGVRVSLRLDLSAYELFDTTGPDEDETAGTPERHAAAAITQVHSLADPTYVVDAAALWAGEAGEPFGPRARVDTALALRRAARVWAPLERLLDQPVPDVLALGEDELYELLGDAGSRLAAAGVSVHWPRELARTLTAAAVVRPAPGTATDGTAFFDAEQLFAFDWQLSLGDERLTEAEMDVLAEAHRPVVRLRDQWVVVDPALVRKARKRELGLLDPVDALAVALTGSAEVDGEQVEAVPAGALAELRTRLLTEDTALAPPPGLHATLRDYQLRGLAWLDRMTSLGLGGCLADDMGLGKTITLIALHLHRDHPAPTLVICPASLLGNWHREINRFAPGVPVRRFHGTGRTLAGADRGFVLTTYGTMRSSAAELAAHGWGLVVADEAQHVKNPHSSTAKALRTIPSPARVALTGTPVENNLSELWALLDWTTPGLLGPLKAFRARHARIVENTGTAAGLGNDEAVERLSRLVRPFLLRRKKSDPGIAPELPPKTETDHPVFLTREQATLYEATVRETMAYIEASEGIARRGLIMKLLASLKQICNHPAQYLKEDAARLTGRSGKLALLDELLDTILAEDGSVLVFTQYVTMARLLSAHLTARAIPSQLLHGGTPVAERERMVDRFQSGEVPVFLLSLKAAGTGLNLTRAAHVIHYDRWWNPAVEEQATDRAYRIGQTQPVQVHRLIAEGTVEDRIGEMLLAKRALADAVLGSGESALTELSDRDLADLVSLRRPS
- a CDS encoding SWIM zinc finger family protein; the protein is MSPAARRSGAPRPTTGPLAARRDTRPGARSRPGPDDLRRTFEAVPVRTSGEGEPFAESWWGRAWVAALESLSMDGPRLARGRDYADGGHVAAITVTPGHVVAYVHGSRPRPYRAELRLRTFTDPDWDTLLDAVAARPGHLAALLAKEMPHSLADTATDAGMTLLPAPGDLDPACTCPDRGRPCKHVAALSYQMALLLDTDPFVLLLLRGRGERELLEELARRNAAHSARERPPAPDTPSVPAEEALADRFLPPLPAPFPVDPHPGRPPAYPVLPGARDPLALDQLATDAAARAHALLTTGHDPLAGLTTWQDAVRLAAAGPTAGLTATTRALYRELASATGRNTTDLARAVAAWRQGEAEGLAVLETPWDPPAGPFDRARPALAAAGFPRFQPWRNHLTHPGGALQLRFGRDGRWYGYESDPGADEWWPRAAPDHDPVGALLELTGG